From Clarias gariepinus isolate MV-2021 ecotype Netherlands chromosome 1, CGAR_prim_01v2, whole genome shotgun sequence:
ATAAAACCATGAATTACTGTTCAGTGGAGGCCAAAGGAATTAAGACAAATTTTCCCTTCTGTGCCCAAAAACAGATGACATCACTAATTAGTTCTGGCagaagagttgtgctaattataAACATTCCCAGGTTCCAGGATTAAACCCCATGATCACtgagttgtccctgttgggcccttgagcaaggccctcaaacGATCAGATGtacaataacataaaaatgtaagtctctctggaCAAGGGTGGCTGggaaatgctgtaaatgttacTTTCACATGAATAGTGAGGCCATTGAGAAacttctaattttatttattttttcatattttgcgtACATAGTCAAAcagtcttgtatttttaatgctgttttaaagaaTAGTTCTTTAGGCTTTCTGTTTaatctctcattttcagttagGTCCCTGTACCTGACTAGTTTTAGAGAGATGTCTTGTTTGTTAAGCCGCACAGTGACCTTAGaaacaaaagcataaaaaacaccTCACTTAAGGTATGAAccagtgcagatgatgacagatgctCAGggcagtgattagtatactcgtgatgctgaatggttggaacagacaagaggggaaatgaggttgctgctgatgtttttttgtaaacaacCAATCTTTGGGGACTTTGCAGCCCGTCGCAGTAAAACTTGTgttcctatttctttaattgaatctacataatttaattgggaatatgaagaaatgaggggtgactGAAAACCTTTCGCACAGTACTGTACCTCACACTATAAGATCAACAAGCATGTCACTTAGTGTTAAAAAGCTAAatctattacattttaattttaatggttATTTGCACCTTTAAAGGTCATAAGAATATAAGTGCTCTCCTGATTAAATACCAAAAGTAATCACAGAAAATGATGAAATCAGGTGAACCCCTACTGATATTTAGCCACTAAACTGATATCTATATCATAAAACCTACATGGCTTGTCTAATACAACTCTAATACTGTAAGTACATCCAGTTAAACCCTGACACATTCTGTATGTGGAAGAGAGACAAAATGATGGGAAGAGGAGCTGAGAACTGAAGAGACATATGTTcctatatttcatttttacattacttCAACAGGTTGTCAATCATTCCACTGTACTGTTCACTCATATACTACCGGTATCACCAGGAAGCACTCGTGCCCAAAGACCACAGCCTTCATGGTTTTAGTGCTTTATATAATGATGCCacataaaaacaagaaacaaagagcTTTGTGTTTAGATAGAAATAGACACAGGCATAGTTATcatagtattttttatttttatagctacATCCGGATTATtggcattctctctctctctctcttaagcCCTTTATACTCtctccctgttttttttattccaggcTGAAACAGACCAGATCAAACTGCGGTGTTTTTCATCAACTCGGTGGTTGCTAGAACAGAGAACAGTAACACAGTCAAGCTGTCGAAACTCTTCACATCACCACCCTCGGCATGTGTCTCGGGAAGAAATCATTCATCTGGGCGACTTCTCTTCTCTCTTCATGTGATAACAGCCGTATCAGGAACATTGTTCTAAATTTGAGATCCGTTTGCCCTGTTTCTACAGAGCTGATCTGTAAAAGAAGGTAATAGATATAGGGTAATGGATATAAAGGATATCATAATATAATCCAGAGTCACTGAAACGCATTATGACAAACTCCTTTTGGAGGGATTAACTCTGATTTTCTGATTGGAGGACATCATCAAAATGGGTCTTTCTATGTACAAGACGTTAAGCCTTATATAAGCATTTATACCTCTTTCCACATTACCTCTTTCATCTGAAATTGcctaaaaagctaaaaaaaaaataaaaaaaaagctgaaatgtTGCACATACACcaatcatccataacattaaaacccaaaacatCAAGCgaaatattgtgtaggtttccCTAATGCTGCCAGGGCAGCTTTGACTCCTCAgagcatgactccacaagacaaCTGGGGTGGACAGTGGTGTCTGGCTCCGGGACATTGGTGGTAGATCCTCTGGGTGCAGCAGGTTGCAAGTAGGGTCTCTGTAAATCAGATTGACTGTAGAGCAGTGATTaatgttgggcctatttatcacatttcagggatcatggatcaatttaagtaaatcagaatacttaaagaagTCATGTTGCTGTAAGCTTGTGCACGCGGATGGGATCGGATAGTGCCGTGCTCTGACAGTGCATGAGCAACAGCTCTAAAAGATGTGCTTGGTGGCTTAACGTGCATCAGAGAACATGCGCATGTGTTTTCTTGCGTCTTCCCTGGTTGGTGGTAATTACTGACATGGGAGTGTACCCACATGATGGGTGGGAATTTGACACGACTAAGTTGGGATTTAAGACAACAGCCTTGACAGGGATGTCACCGCTGCCAACAAGTCAAAAGTCCTTTATGTTACCAACAAACAGGAAAATGTCAAACATCTTCCATAGCCATAATATGGGTCTTGAATATGCAACACCTCTATATGGCAAACAAGGGTAGATATTAAAAACAACTTCAGACATTTATCTTTACAGTGAACCTGGATTATTCAATATAAACGCTACAAACATTCAATTACTTGTCTTTGATATACCGCACTAATGAGAGCCTTAAGTGGCAGGATAGGATGCAGACTACCTGGAAAAATAATGGCTCGACCACCAAGTGAATGAACTGgaagaatataaaataagtgCCTCTCTGGTGTCCAGCCAGTGACCAGGTAGAGAAGGAATTAATTAAAAGCAACGAATGGGCCAAGGGATAAACATggcacattttttgtttttttggcaaaagTTCTATTTCAGGcacatcagatcagatcagagaaGCCTTCTTGCAACTTTAAGTATCTATGCAAACTCTCCAAAGAGAGCTCATAAGGTTTGCTAATCTTGCTTGAACCTCAGTTTGATTCAATGTTCATGCCAGGGCTGTCCTACCAACAGCTTCTCGCATTTGAACAAGCTACAGAGACTAGCAGCTTAAAGTTAcagcaccagtcaaaagttaTGGGAAACCATCTTGtttaacatctttttttgaGACTTCTATCTACATTTTgaaacaatactgaagatttcaaacctatgaaataacacacatgaaATAAGATAATTAAGCAACAACCACCACGTGtcgtttttataattttttatggtcATGCCAGCTGTTtagaaatagttcttgcaagaacagtattatctagtgcatttgcaaaacacatCAATCACCATGATGAatctggctctcatgaagaccatctcagaaaagcaagaccaaaacttacctctgctgcaaaggagaagtttagagttaccagtctcagaaatcaccaattaacaaccagcacctcagattagagctgttataaaaactttacagagcataagtagcagaaacatctgttcaaaggaaattattacatattctggatgccttcagcatcgtttttcaatgtagaaagaaatgaaaattagaaaagaccatggaaatacagtggaaccttggattacgagcataattcgttccagaagtaagctcgtattccaaaaccaaaccaaatttaattgtCCCATAAGAAACCGttgaaactcaaataattcattccacagcccataaatgatgatgatgtgtgtgtgtgtgaaaaggcgagaggaggagggggtggggAGGTGAGTGTGTTTGAAGGTGCACAGTGTcaaagttgctctggataagagcgtctgcctaatgcccaaatgtaaatgtaaatgtaaaatgctgaggtagagaaagaaaatggatctttaacctctctaatgagacttgcttttgctttacacacactcacacgcgtGTGTTATAAGAcacatgcgctgtacacacacgcatacaaacacaaaaacatgttttacgcgcgcacacacatggtcacagtgttgtagtaaacagtacacgcgtgcacggatgttgttTATActagtgagagacgcgcactaagacccagcaggggagacaattacccacaattccgcatcgcaagagagagaaaaaaatcattgggctcagttgtgatcacgtgacgctcggcatcaaaacaagaagcgcatgcgtgatacatgatactcagtacgtaaaccaagacttgctcgtttttcaagttaaaatttattaatttttgctcgtcttgtggaacactcgcaaactgggTTACTCAGAGgttaatctgaggttccactgtagaagATGCATCCAAACTTTTGCCCGGTAGTGTACTTCAAGATTTGTCCAATCAAATGCTTAAATTGATGAAGGGCTAAACGATTTacgtttcatttcatgtttattaattAGGGTTACAACTACGTTGGCAGTAACGGGTAAAGACCAATCCATTGGTATTTGATCACGGACAGTTTGCATCACCTTATTTAACAgtcatacaatatatatatattttttttactgattacaCACTGggtataatttttaataaaagtcatATGATGCAGCTGATTTCACAACACTGACTTTTCATTATCTTACCATGTAAAATAGCTACACAACAGTCTTCGTGTTTCTGAAAGTTCTTGTTTCGTTTTGCACATTTTAGACttctttagatttttaaaagagtggacatatttaaattaatccaAACAAACCATGTGTTAATAGTGTCAATTACATGATAAAGTAGTAAACTAGAACACAAATAGGCAGTTTAGGATATTCCCTATACAACTACTGAAGCAGTCGATACAGTAACACATCATCATGAAGGCTTTAGACGTCACAAGGAGATCTAAAGCACAAAAGACTCGGATGCAAATAAACTCAGGCTGATTGCAGAAATGAAGCCTAAAATAATTGtttggtaaaagaaaaaaaaaatgtcaagaagaaaaaaaaaatgtatataaatttaaaaatattttcaacagCCGTGTAGTAATCTTAGTCTCACAAATCAACGTGCATGCTCTATATTTTGGAAACAGTCAATATTAAATGtaagaatatttttatgttgcatgtCTTCTTTTCTAAACAAACCTGGGCTAAAGCATCGTGTGCTAATTTCTGCTCACTTCAAATAGTCTCCATCAAATTCTCACCTGCGCTACAATAACGTCCGATTCAGGAAGTGATCTAATCAGATTCTTTATATTACCTGTACTACTTGAAGGTTTCAGCAtatttaaaccagaaaaagaagATTTGAGGTCATTCTTTCCCTCCCAAGTGTCCTACTTTTGTCTGTAACATTTAGCATCTGCATCACTGAGGTCAGATATCCCTCAAACGTCTCCTGAAGTAGAAACGGTGCACGAGAACGAGCTGGCGGAATTCCGTTTATCCAGTTTGGACTTTGTCCTCTTGAGGCCACGCTGTACCGTGTGCACTGGGTACCTGTGTGATAGGAGTGCAGCGATGGCTTTTGTAAGTCCCTAAATGTCTGAAGCTTCGGCCGCACTGATAGCAGGTGTAGGGTGTGGCGCCGCTGTGaatgcgcatgtgtgtgtacaggttgCCGAGCTCTTTAAAACGACGGCCGCACTGTGGGCACGCGTAAGGGCTTTCGCCCGTGTGCACACGCTGATGCCGTTTAAGACCTGAGAGCACAGGGAAGCCTTTACCACACTGCGGGCATGGGAAGGGGCTCTGCGCACCGCTGTGGCTGAGGCGGTGGCTCTTGAGGCGCGCAGCATGCCGGAATCGCTCGCCACATTCCGAGCACACGAAAGGTTTTTCGCCTGTGTGGATGCGCCGGTGCTGACGCAGGTTGCCCAGGTAGTTGAAGCGGCGGCCGCAGTCTCCACACTCGTAGCCGCCTTCCACCTTCTTCTCGCGGGCTTGGGATTCGCTGGCCTTCCGCCACACATCCGCTTCACCGCCCTGCCCGCCGCTggaagaggaaccagactgagCAGCGCTCTCATCTCGGTGCATCAGCTTCATGTGCTCCTCCAGGAACGACGAGTCGGGGCAGAGGGTTCCACAGAAGGGGCAGATGAAGGTTGGAGCAGAAAAGTGCTGGTCTGAAGGGAGGGGGGGGAAAAGAATGTTATGGTAGTGTGTAAGCATCAAAAATGATtgagtagtgtatatatatataaatatgcatttaGCGTAGCGTAACACAATGATACTCCCGATGTTAGCTTTTTCTGATGCAGGGATAACCAGACATTCTGCTCTAATATCGTTTCTTTATTGTCCAACAAACCactaaataaaccaaaaaaaaggaagaaatatattatatatattaatatattttgtatGTATACTGAATTCTAAACAATAtggccaaatgttttttttgcttttgtcaaCCTGACTAGAACACTCAAATGCAGTGGTTTTATAGCTCATTGCAGATTTAGTGTTTGCTCTTGCAATAACCTTTTCTCTCCTGTAAaggattttaaaattttatttatttatttatttatttaggacaGAGGTGCACCGATGGGCGATCAATCGGCACATTTTTAATATCGGCACAGCGCTACAGGGATTTGTGCTTGTTCACCCACaaaagcattagtgaggtcagaaaCTCGTGTTAGGAAAAAAGGCGTGAGGTTCAGTCGGTGTTCCGGTTCATGGAAAAGGAGCTTTTAAAGTGGGATTTAGGTCGAGGCATAGTGCAGGATGCTTAAGTTCTTCTACTCCAAACCAAAAATGGAAACTTCATGGAGctcactttgtgcacagggacacGGTCATGCTAGAACAGGTTTAATCAAGGGCACTgctacttggtgtgtgggacgagtggattgtacaccctacatggcacattagctttccatttaacgctatttgggatttaactcAGGAACCCGGAACTGAGCTGAGCTTTGccggactgtccaccacctcctccATGGTTTATTGTCCTCACCTTGTGGCTACATTATCTCATGTGCCTAACCATTTGACATCACATCTTGATTTTCATCTTTAGACACTTAATACACTTTACTCAGTAGACCTGCACTAACACTGTCTCAGTGCTGGgaactttgtttctttgttatgatggtaaaaaaaaaaaacttcattaaAAGTTTCCACATATTAACTGTGGTCTTTAGAAGACTTACCTGGATCTAATCGGTCTATACTGTCCTCCACTGGACTGCTGTTGTCCTCCTCTGGTGAGCCATGAGCATCCAGTGCAAATGGAGCGGAGGAATCGTCAGAGACCGGTCCTACGCCTCTCCCTTCTTCGGACTCTTCTTCAGTTGTCCCTCTTGCAGCAGTGGCATTCTCACACTTGGACTCAGATTCACCTGATCAAGCAAGAGCACCAGGAATGATTAGTTTCTCAGATGATCAATCCCTCTCCCATGACAATTCAGTAGCCCTAAACAAGGTTCAAAAGAATTCATCATCTTTGAAGTGTATTAAGAAAATACAACCGATCAATGTTCATAATAATAACGCTACCATTTTTAACTTACTAGGTGGCACTAGAGATACAGCACGCACAGAAACCAATTTCAGAGTgaagaaaaaatttaactaaattaaaTCACAATTGTTTTCTCATCTATGATTTTCTAAAGTGGACGTCAAACAGCGCTAGTACTGAAGATGATTATGCCTAAGTGGTTGGGATTCATAACACATTATCTACATGCAAACAATCTTCCCCAGTTAATATCATTAAAATggaatacatatttaaaaataataataaaattaaaaattcacacactacaagcttTCATTGACTGCCAAAGGCCAAATTGTGAAAAATGATTCCTCTCAGAATCACACTTTCACAGTTTGAATCCTGAAATATGTCtggtaacctggtcattcagatcatcagctgatttcattCTATTTCCACAGAACGTTGTGGTGATTctctgaccaactgaagcaaccccggACCATAACACCACCTCCAAAGGAAGTGGGCACCATGACATGTGCGATAGGCGTATCAGGTTGAGATGACAAGTTTATGAAGCGATGCAACCATCACTTCGGAATAgagtcaatctgaactcatcagagcATATGACCTTTTTCCACTGCTTCAAggtctaatctttatgctccctagcaaattcaaGCATCCTGTCTGTCTGATTACTCTATTTTTCcaagttttcataatatgttgaagggttcttagcctagttccagtaattttaaataTCCTTAGTTGATATCGGTACCTGATACAGGCCAATAAtttaaccctttaaaaaaaaaattttaattagattattataAATCCTCTTCTATTTTCTTATCTGCTTTCCACAATGTATTGACATTGCACCATTTTAATTCGATGTCATTACAAAATAACTGTATTAAAACGTAATGGGTTAATTTATATCGCTGACATGAAGCAGTCTGGCCCGGTGGTTTTAGCACATGGTCTCATGCCTAATAACTACACAGCAGACCCCCACAGCATGGCCACATTCTTACACTGTAACCCTGCGACTGCTGTGCAAGATATTAAAAACGCTCTGCTCGATCCTTCATACGACATATGGTCATATTATTACTTGAACTATGGTGAAAGTCTGCTAGGTCACTGTAATGACAGACTTTATAAAATTGTCTGGGATCAATCAGAATGCACAAAACATGTGCACATTGCAGTCTGTGCAGTATTAATCCATCAAACGCCAAAGTCATGTTTAAAATACTGAATACCATTTAtatcatctttctttctctgtgccTCCCTTTCTTACCATCCCTCCctctctgactgtctctctccTTTTGCTGTCCCGGTCTCCGTCCGTCTCTCCCTACAGTCTCTTGCTGTCTCGGTCTCTCTCCCACCATCTCACTCTGACAAAACGATATCAGCTACAAAAGgaattaaaaatatgaaaactaAAATTCCAATAAATTCACTCACTACAGTCTGGACGAAGCTGACGGTGCTTTCACAGCAGCagaaacatttagagaaaacaGCAGAAGTGTTTATATTTCCTGCTTATTAAATGAAACAtactaaattatttatattataccgtccttttaaatttcatataaGGCAACAGATATTTTTTCATTCACTGATTAATGTGAGTGTGAATCTACTGTATTTCATTGTTAAATGTTGCCTGCTgagtttaatgttaaaattttaaccTGATTGTTATAtgaaagtgagtgtgtgagagacagaaagagagagagagatcaattACACAAATTTCAAGTTTATTgtgctattattttaaaaacatccccaTTTGCAATTCAAAGGAAGCAATCATTAAATGAAGAATGAAATCAGATGAAACTGGAAGTAGTCAGAAGGTTTATGCAaagttattaatataataagtgTATAGAAAGCATTTGATGGTCCTCTTTCAAACCGCTCTCCCATATGAACTCTACTTCGTTTGGTATCACTTTATGTCTCTTCTTTACAGAATCTGTTATTGTTTGCTCTAGTCACGCTTTCTTCTAAGTATTAACAAGATCCCTAGTCATGTGACCAAATATGCCTTTTGGAAATGTTCGAAAAAATTAGATATAAACAAAAagatatatattacatttttacattaatttgtgGATGTCTCATTATACAAAGAATTTcaactaaattaatattttgatcATTGTTTAACCTGATGATGGAAAATGAGTATTCAAGTGTATTTTTGTAAATCCCACATATTTCAATGTGTGCATTAAAAATGGTTAATGATTCTGtctctaaactgctttaaaTTTATTGTGATTCTTTGAGGTAAAAGAAAACACACGTCTTTAAACTTGTGACCCTGTTTAGTGCACGGTAATTTGAGCTGTTATGACAGTTACATCATCATTgcctttttacatttacattacatttaggcatttggcagacgctcttatccagagcgacttacatttttatctcattacacatctaagcagttgagggttaagggccttgctcaagggcccaacagtggcaacttggtggttgtggggtttgaacctgggatcttccaaaccgcagtccaatgccttaaccactaagctacccctggcccttttTCAAAATACTGATTACAATTATGATACACCTTCTTTTGGCCCAGtgtaggatgtttttttttttcctctcatctTATAGTAAGAAAGTGATAAACACTGATAAGGTAAGAGATTATAATATTCCCTTAAAATAAGCTATCTGTTTATAGGAATTAATGACTAGTTTTACATGATGAGCTTGGAACAAGGGTTGGCGCTACAGACCGAAAAttatatctctgtatttttagGTTTAATATTGCtacatatattataaatttttttgaacTGGTCCATGTGTTCAGTTGTAAGTCGGACCACATGTGAGATGTTAAAAAACAGACCGTCATCAAAATAAAGTGGTAATGAGAGGGTTTCATTTTCCTGTctgaaatgtagaaaaaaaaaaatatgtgacaTGTCAACAACTTGTGTTGCCGTAGGTAAGTTTTCTACTGTGATAGGCTGTGGAGTTTCCAGAATTGTCacagagagaaataaataattactgagGATGTATTGAATGCGCTTTCTTTCAGAATAAAAACTTTTTGAGCTGTGAAGGCTTTGTGGCACAAAGTATAATATTCTCTTTGTACTGCAGTTTATGGAGCTGATAATGCCGTGTTGAATACTTTACACGATcacaaaacatcaaaacaaCAGAATGGGTCAGGGCTACATCGAGTCACAGAGGGAGAGTGGGGGCGGGGCAGCGTGGAGACGAAGAGGGAGAGTGGGGTTACAATGAGTCTCAGGGGAGGGAATGAGGGTGGGGCTACACTGTCACAAAGGGATATTGGGGAGGGGCTTTACTGAGTCACAAAGAGAAAATGGAGTGGGGTTATACATAGGGGGAGAATGGGGGTGGGGCTCTACTGAGTCACAAAGGGGGAATGAGGCAGAGCTTTACAGAGTCACAGAGGGGGAATGGGGGTGGGGTTATACAGAGTCACAGAGGGGGAATGGGAGTGGGGTTATACAGAGTCACAGAGGGGGAATGGGGGTGGGGTTATACAGAGTCACAGAGACAGAATGGGGGTGGGGTTATACAGAGTCACAGAGGGGGAATGGGAGTGGGGTTATACAGAGTCACAGAGACAGAATGGGGGTGGGGTTATACAGAGTCAGAGAGACAGAATGGGGGTGGGGTTATACAGAGTCAGAGAGACAGAATGGGGGTGGGGTTATACAGAGTCAGAGAGACAGAATGGGGGTGGGGTTATACAGAGTCACAGAGACAGAATGGGAGTGGGGTTATACAGAGTCACAGAGACAGAATGGGAGTGGGGTTATACAGAGTCACAGAGACAGAATGGGGGTGGGGTTATACAGAGTCACAGAGACAGAATGGGAGTGGGGTTATACAGAGTCACAGAGACAGAATGGGAGTGGGGTTATACAGAGTCACAGAGACAGTATCGGGGTGGGGTTATACAGAGTCACAGAGACAGAATGGGAGTGGGGTTATACAGAGTCACAGAGACAGTATCGGGGTGGGGTTATACAGAGTGGGGGTGGGGCTAAAGTCATCCCCGTGTGGTCGGAGAGTGTGAACGGAACTCCACCAATTCACAGAGGGAGAATGGGGGCGAGGCTGTGTTGTGTGTGAACGTAATGAAAACTAGGGGTTCTGTTAACACAAAGCCATGGTCAGGTAGACAAACAAAGATTGCAGGCACAACCACCAGAGCAAATTGTTCTGGAggcaaaaaaaatcctacaaacaACTTCATCTGAAATACAGGTttctctgttaaaaaaataaataaataagtgtggCTGTTTCAAGATGCACTATACGGACGTACTTAAACAACAACGGGTAAATGATCAAATGATTGCCATAAAAAAGCCATTACTGCACCAACAGCACAAAACAGCCAGTTACATCATGCCAAACTGCGCCTAGAAAGTCATTTGGCGtgatgaaaccaaaattgaaCTTTCTGGCAACAACCATAAACGCTTTGTTTGCAGACGAGTCAACAAGGCGTACGAAGAGAAGTGCACCATCCCTGCTGTGGACATCATGGACATGACCCTCTGATGTTATTTGTGGATTTGAGCTGCAGTGGCACAGGGAATTAGTGCAAGGGTTAGTGTATGATAGCACAGTTACATCATTATTGGCTTTTTAAAAtacttgtaaaaataaaagtattttcttGCACGgcgtgattttttttattttattttacaataagaaAGTGATAACACACCCTGccagaattattttttattttattaattttaaagataGTTGTGAGATCAGATATCATCACATAATTATGTTAgccattttaaaatcaaaatgcTAACACAAAATCGCTAAAATAGCCCTGATCTGAAGTGTAAATACTGTTGAATGTTTGGTCTGATAACATACACACAAGATGACTGACAGGTTTATAAGAATATTAAAGGGAAGTCACCACATCCGTGACTTATTTGAGAGTTATTAGTGTCTCCGTATAAATAGCCAGTGAGTTTGTgagctcttaaaaaaaataaaaactcatgcACATTTCATCCAGGGCTGCAATGACCTCGCTAAACACTGAGCCATGGGCAAATCCAAAATTGTTAAAGGATGTTTGAGCTGCAGTGGCACAGGAAAATTATTCAAAATTTATGGCAAGATGAATGCAGCTTGTTATCAGAAACTATCGGAGGCCAATTTGCATTCATCAAGCCAGAAGCTGTGCATGTAATACACTTtacagcatgacaatgatctaACCCACAAGGTCAAGACGACCCTTCAGCAgctacaacagaaataaattgTAGGATCTTGAGTGTCGTCACAGTCTCCTGAAATCAATATCAGTGAAACACTTTGGGGAAGATCTCGCATATGAAGTTCATGCAAAACAAACCAAGAATTTAACAGGACTTAGGggtgttttttgtaaaaaaaaaaaaaattgcacagcCATACAACCtggaaataaactttttttttttttacaaaaacaaaagaaatgtgtttGCCAAGATAACTAACGTTTTCCTAAAAAAACTGAACATCTAAAAATTCTACCAGAGTATGTAAATGTATGAGCAAAACTATGTGTATGTAGACGGTATATAGCCTCCTTGCAAGCTCTTTCCATTTGTCTTCCATAATTTCTATTAATACCAGATTTTAGGGCTG
This genomic window contains:
- the znf16l gene encoding zinc finger protein 16-like, which produces MSRKRNHGFIETGQLADSQAALMESSGPCARVEEGFCELELDEELVCSVSEITEHLGRNITVALEEALAEIRKVVSARTRLLKMELREKTDEIELLRARLECVASEPARKADFVLQAPQKSSSSSGGGGGGGSEPKKAKAAAPAVKKENIDAICDYLMKDKNSRGGAEVESERQHQASLSPWTESEDIFSMLPSASKRLYDYEWMSGVELNSSAEYKGESESKCENATAARGTTEEESEEGRGVGPVSDDSSAPFALDAHGSPEEDNSSPVEDSIDRLDPDQHFSAPTFICPFCGTLCPDSSFLEEHMKLMHRDESAAQSGSSSSGGQGGEADVWRKASESQAREKKVEGGYECGDCGRRFNYLGNLRQHRRIHTGEKPFVCSECGERFRHAARLKSHRLSHSGAQSPFPCPQCGKGFPVLSGLKRHQRVHTGESPYACPQCGRRFKELGNLYTHMRIHSGATPYTCYQCGRSFRHLGTYKSHRCTPITQVPSAHGTAWPQEDKVQTG